One region of Magnetospirillum sp. WYHS-4 genomic DNA includes:
- the rplS gene encoding 50S ribosomal protein L19 has translation MNIIQQIEQEQIAKLTEGKTMPKFGPGDTLRVNVKVVEGQRERLQAFEGVCIARSNRGLNSAFTVRKISYGEGVERVFPLYSPAVASIDVLRRGDVRRAKLYYLRGRTGKAARITEKTDYVKAPDAAAAVPAAE, from the coding sequence ATGAACATCATTCAGCAGATCGAGCAGGAGCAGATCGCCAAGCTCACCGAGGGCAAGACCATGCCGAAGTTCGGCCCCGGCGACACGCTCCGGGTCAACGTGAAGGTGGTGGAAGGCCAGCGCGAGCGCCTGCAGGCCTTCGAGGGCGTCTGCATCGCCCGGTCCAACCGCGGCCTGAATTCGGCCTTCACGGTGCGCAAGATCTCCTATGGCGAGGGCGTCGAACGCGTCTTCCCGCTCTATTCCCCCGCCGTGGCCAGCATCGACGTGCTGCGCCGGGGCGACGTCCGCCGCGCCAAGCTCTATTACCTGCGCGGCCGGACCGGCAAGGCGGCCCGCATCACCGAAAAGACCGATTACGTGAAGGCCCCGGACGCGGCGGCCGCCGTTCCGGCCGCCGAGTAG
- the leuC gene encoding 3-isopropylmalate dehydratase large subunit, which translates to MAKTLFDKIWDAHVVSTQDDGTCLLYIDRHLVHEVTSPQAFEGLRMAGRKIHRPDAVLAVADHNVPTTDRSKGIADPESRIQVETLEANARDFGVTYFPTSDIRQGVVHIIGPEQGFTLPGMTVVCGDSHTSTHGAFGALAFGIGTSEVEHVLATQTLIQQPAKNMLVRVDGALPPGVTAKDLALSIIGKIGTAGGTGHVIEYAGDAVRALSMEGRMTLCNLTIEGGARAGLVAPDETTFEYLKGKPRAPKGAAWETAVRQWQGFKSDEGARYDATVVIDASSLEPTVTWGTSPEDALPISAKVPDPASARDEAKRRAMQRALDYMGLTAGQALTDIAVDVVFIGSCTNGRIEDLRAAAAVLKGRKVAAGVQALIVPGSGLVKEQAEAEGLDKIFLAAGAEWREAGCSMCLAMNADRLEPGQRSASTSNRNFEGRQGRGGRTHLMSPAMAAAAAVTGHIVDVRKLD; encoded by the coding sequence ATGGCCAAGACGCTGTTCGACAAGATCTGGGACGCCCATGTGGTCAGCACCCAGGACGACGGCACCTGTCTGCTCTACATCGACCGCCACCTGGTGCACGAGGTGACCAGTCCGCAGGCCTTCGAGGGCCTGCGCATGGCGGGCCGCAAGATCCACCGGCCGGACGCGGTGCTGGCGGTGGCCGACCACAACGTCCCCACCACCGACCGCAGCAAGGGCATCGCCGATCCCGAGTCCCGCATCCAGGTGGAAACCCTGGAAGCCAACGCCAGGGATTTCGGCGTCACCTACTTCCCCACTTCGGACATCCGCCAAGGCGTGGTCCATATCATCGGCCCGGAACAGGGATTCACGCTACCCGGCATGACCGTGGTCTGCGGCGATTCCCATACCTCGACCCATGGCGCCTTCGGGGCCCTGGCCTTCGGCATCGGCACCTCGGAAGTCGAACACGTCCTGGCCACCCAGACCCTGATCCAGCAGCCGGCCAAGAACATGCTGGTGCGCGTCGACGGCGCCCTGCCGCCCGGCGTCACCGCCAAGGATCTGGCCCTGTCCATCATCGGCAAGATCGGTACCGCCGGCGGTACCGGCCATGTGATCGAATACGCGGGCGACGCCGTGCGCGCGCTTTCCATGGAAGGCCGCATGACGCTCTGCAACCTGACCATCGAGGGCGGGGCGCGGGCTGGCTTGGTGGCGCCGGACGAGACCACCTTCGAATACCTGAAGGGCAAGCCGCGGGCCCCCAAGGGCGCCGCCTGGGAAACCGCCGTCCGGCAGTGGCAAGGTTTCAAGAGCGACGAGGGCGCCCGGTACGACGCCACCGTGGTGATCGACGCCTCCAGCCTGGAACCCACCGTGACATGGGGCACCAGCCCCGAGGACGCCCTGCCGATTTCGGCCAAGGTTCCCGATCCTGCTTCCGCCCGCGACGAGGCCAAGCGCCGTGCCATGCAGCGGGCGCTCGACTACATGGGCCTGACGGCCGGCCAGGCGCTGACCGACATCGCCGTGGACGTGGTGTTCATCGGGTCCTGCACCAACGGGCGCATCGAGGACCTGCGCGCCGCCGCCGCCGTGCTCAAGGGCCGCAAGGTGGCCGCCGGGGTGCAGGCGCTGATCGTTCCGGGTTCCGGCCTGGTCAAGGAACAGGCGGAAGCGGAAGGCCTGGACAAGATCTTCCTTGCGGCCGGCGCCGAATGGCGGGAAGCCGGCTGTTCCATGTGCCTGGCGATGAACGCCGACCGGCTGGAGCCAGGCCAGCGGTCCGCCTCCACCTCGAACCGCAACTTCGAGGGCCGCCAGGGCCGCGGCGGGCGCACCCACCTGATGAGCCCCGCCATGGCCGCCGCCGCCGCGGTGACCGGGCATATCGTGGATGTGCGGAAGCTGGACTGA
- a CDS encoding AAA family ATPase translates to MVDLSGTERRTSPHRTSVKLEALRVRNYRCFRNVDIPDIPQFCVLVGANGAGKTTFFDVFGFLRDALTNNVRQALQVRGGFGEVISRGAEQETIQIDLKFRMPLVGKERLVAYRLEIGLDEQKQPCVRREVLRYKRSTYGSPYHFLDFQNGQGFAISNEEDFDKPDEKLNRELQSLDDPHILAIKGLGQFQRFKAASSLRSLIESWHLSDFHIGAAHGATAHGYAEHLSVQGDNLPLVAQFLYERYPPLFDAILKKMERRVPGVVNVQAKPTEDGRLVLRFQDGSFKDPFVSRWVSDGTIKMFAYLVLLHDPAPHPLLCVEEPENQLYPSLLRELAEEFQEYAQRGGQAFVSTHSPDFLNAVPLESIYWLEKVAGYTRFVKASGDETLRNLIREGDRPGYLWSQGLFGRVDPR, encoded by the coding sequence ATGGTCGACCTTTCCGGAACCGAGCGCAGGACCAGCCCGCACCGCACTTCGGTGAAGCTGGAAGCCCTCAGGGTTCGGAACTATCGGTGTTTCCGGAATGTCGACATTCCCGATATTCCCCAATTCTGCGTCCTGGTTGGTGCCAACGGTGCCGGCAAGACGACGTTTTTCGACGTCTTCGGCTTCCTGCGCGACGCCCTGACCAACAACGTCCGCCAGGCCTTGCAGGTTCGTGGAGGATTCGGGGAAGTGATTTCCCGCGGGGCCGAGCAGGAAACCATCCAGATCGACCTGAAGTTCCGCATGCCGCTGGTCGGCAAGGAACGGCTCGTCGCCTACCGACTGGAAATCGGACTGGATGAACAGAAGCAGCCCTGCGTAAGGCGGGAAGTGCTGCGCTACAAACGCAGCACCTATGGCTCGCCCTATCATTTCCTGGATTTCCAGAATGGTCAGGGCTTCGCGATTTCCAACGAGGAGGATTTCGACAAGCCAGACGAAAAACTCAATCGCGAACTCCAGTCGCTGGACGATCCGCACATTCTGGCCATCAAGGGATTGGGGCAATTCCAGCGCTTCAAGGCGGCGAGTTCGCTGCGGTCGCTGATCGAAAGTTGGCATCTGTCCGATTTCCATATCGGTGCCGCCCATGGCGCGACGGCGCATGGGTACGCCGAACACCTGTCGGTCCAGGGGGACAACCTGCCCCTGGTGGCCCAGTTCCTGTACGAACGGTACCCGCCACTGTTCGATGCGATTCTGAAGAAGATGGAACGCCGGGTTCCGGGCGTGGTGAACGTTCAAGCCAAGCCGACGGAAGACGGCCGGCTCGTGCTTCGTTTCCAGGACGGCAGCTTCAAGGATCCCTTCGTGTCGCGATGGGTATCCGACGGTACGATCAAGATGTTCGCCTATCTCGTGCTTCTCCATGATCCCGCACCGCATCCGCTGCTTTGCGTCGAGGAACCCGAGAACCAACTCTACCCGTCGCTGCTGCGGGAACTGGCGGAGGAATTCCAGGAATACGCCCAACGAGGTGGACAGGCTTTCGTGTCCACCCATTCTCCCGATTTCCTCAATGCGGTCCCGCTGGAATCGATTTATTGGCTGGAGAAGGTTGCGGGCTATACGCGCTTCGTCAAGGCTAGCGGCGACGAAACCTTGCGCAACCTGATCCGCGAGGGGGATCGGCCGGGTTATCTGTGGTCGCAGGGTCTTTTCGGGAGAGTCGATCCGCGATGA
- a CDS encoding DUF4276 family protein: MKEIVCLVEEPSMKAVLDALLPRILPRDVKITTIGHQGKNDLEKSVPRKLRAWANPEALFVVMRDNGGGDCSLLKGKLLSLCDGPRRSRSLVRIVCQELESWFLGDLAAVDRSGLPGTGRLARDQGRKKFADPDRLVNAKEELRKLVPAYYPESGAKAIAPHLAIEGNRSQSFVVFVAGVRNLLTN, translated from the coding sequence ATGAAGGAGATCGTCTGCCTCGTCGAGGAACCTTCGATGAAGGCGGTGCTCGATGCGCTTCTTCCCCGCATCCTGCCCAGGGACGTCAAGATCACGACTATCGGACACCAGGGCAAGAACGATCTCGAGAAATCCGTTCCCCGCAAACTTCGGGCCTGGGCCAATCCGGAGGCCCTGTTCGTCGTCATGCGCGATAACGGAGGCGGAGACTGCAGCCTCCTTAAAGGGAAGCTGCTGTCTCTATGCGATGGACCGCGCCGGTCTCGTTCCCTGGTGCGCATCGTATGCCAGGAACTGGAATCCTGGTTTCTGGGCGACCTTGCCGCCGTCGATCGGTCGGGGTTGCCGGGGACCGGCCGTCTGGCGCGCGATCAGGGGCGGAAGAAGTTCGCCGATCCCGACCGCCTGGTCAATGCGAAGGAAGAGCTTCGGAAGCTGGTCCCCGCCTACTATCCGGAGTCGGGAGCCAAGGCCATCGCCCCCCATCTCGCCATCGAAGGCAACCGGTCGCAAAGCTTTGTCGTCTTCGTCGCTGGCGTTCGCAACCTTCTGACCAATTAG
- a CDS encoding heavy-metal-associated domain-containing protein → MASYVHHVPGRLRVRLASVKRNERRARRVSALLEELPGVESVEISTVTGSVTVVYDQAETDASHLFQALRREGHMNSEIAASGEPDNWQDLASKAGENFGKFMLGMAVEKVIERSAVALVAAII, encoded by the coding sequence ATGGCGAGCTACGTCCATCATGTTCCCGGCCGGCTGCGGGTGCGGCTGGCCTCCGTCAAGCGCAACGAGCGGCGCGCCCGCCGGGTATCCGCCCTGCTCGAGGAGCTGCCGGGGGTCGAGTCGGTGGAGATCAGCACGGTGACCGGCAGCGTCACCGTGGTCTACGACCAAGCCGAGACCGATGCCTCCCATCTGTTCCAGGCACTCCGCCGCGAGGGCCACATGAATTCCGAGATCGCCGCATCGGGCGAGCCCGACAATTGGCAGGATCTTGCCAGCAAGGCCGGCGAGAACTTCGGCAAGTTCATGTTGGGGATGGCCGTCGAGAAGGTCATCGAGCGATCGGCCGTGGCCCTGGTTGCGGCGATCATCTAG
- a CDS encoding universal stress protein encodes MQKILVAVDGSKSAKKAVEFAIDLVQGGKKDAKLYLLTVQPPITFGNIKKFVKKKALEGYYEDQGKDALKEARDLAEKEKIDFSAHIKVGPVAEAIVDFAKDKDCALIVVGTRGLGKLAGMLVGSVAMRVVHLSAVPVALVK; translated from the coding sequence ATGCAGAAGATACTGGTCGCCGTGGATGGCTCCAAGTCCGCGAAGAAGGCGGTGGAATTCGCCATCGATCTCGTTCAAGGCGGCAAGAAGGACGCCAAGCTGTACCTCTTGACCGTGCAGCCGCCCATTACCTTCGGCAACATCAAGAAGTTCGTGAAGAAGAAGGCCTTGGAAGGCTACTACGAGGATCAGGGCAAGGACGCACTCAAGGAGGCCAGGGACCTGGCGGAGAAGGAGAAGATCGATTTCAGCGCCCACATCAAGGTCGGGCCGGTAGCGGAGGCCATCGTGGATTTCGCCAAGGACAAGGACTGCGCCCTGATCGTCGTGGGAACCCGCGGCCTGGGCAAGCTGGCCGGCATGCTGGTGGGATCGGTCGCCATGCGGGTAGTCCACCTGAGCGCCGTTCCCGTCGCCTTGGTGAAATAG
- a CDS encoding YjbE family putative metal transport protein (Members of this highly hydrophobic protein family,regularly are found preceded by the yybP-ykoY manganese riboswitch (see RF00080). A metal cation transport function is proposed.) → MDWWSYLDSQAAGTLATIVGVNVMLSADNGIVIALACRGLPPAYRVRAMIGGAALAVALRMLLTGFVAGLLALPLMRLLGGAALLHIATKLMIPNGDDEEGAGGDDGNGALWGAVRTIFVADLVMSADNVLAVAAVADGHLGLMAFGLLVSAPLIVLGSTVLIRLISRFPILVAAGAAMLGFVAAEMAVSDSLVAPLLADPDFAFLGHGLPALGAAGVVAVGWRLRTNRAPKTVDIETANA, encoded by the coding sequence ATGGACTGGTGGAGCTACCTCGATTCCCAGGCGGCCGGGACGCTGGCCACCATCGTCGGCGTCAACGTGATGTTGAGCGCCGACAACGGCATCGTCATCGCGCTCGCCTGCCGCGGGCTGCCGCCCGCCTACCGGGTCCGGGCGATGATCGGCGGAGCCGCCCTTGCGGTCGCTCTGCGCATGTTGCTCACCGGATTCGTTGCCGGCTTGCTCGCCCTGCCGCTGATGCGGCTGCTAGGGGGCGCGGCGCTGCTCCACATCGCCACCAAGCTGATGATTCCCAACGGCGACGACGAGGAGGGGGCCGGCGGCGATGACGGCAATGGCGCCCTCTGGGGTGCCGTCCGCACCATCTTCGTCGCCGATCTGGTGATGAGCGCGGACAACGTTCTGGCGGTGGCCGCGGTGGCCGATGGCCATCTGGGACTGATGGCCTTCGGGCTGCTGGTCAGCGCGCCGTTGATCGTCCTGGGCAGCACCGTGCTGATCCGCCTGATAAGCCGCTTTCCCATCCTGGTTGCGGCCGGCGCCGCGATGCTGGGCTTCGTGGCGGCGGAGATGGCGGTTTCCGACAGTTTGGTGGCGCCCCTGCTGGCCGACCCGGACTTCGCCTTCCTGGGGCACGGGCTCCCCGCCCTGGGTGCCGCAGGGGTAGTGGCCGTGGGCTGGCGCCTGCGGACGAACCGGGCGCCCAAGACCGTCGACATCGAAACCGCGAACGCCTGA
- a CDS encoding DUF5132 domain-containing protein produces MDFLKVLMQRNILIGLAVGLGVTVVAPIALPIAVRVGKPFAKAAVKSVITLYEKGRETIAEMGEVAEDIVAEARAELAEEVVAEEAAIMGATAASVEEAEEVEPAPKPRKPARRRAAQGA; encoded by the coding sequence ATGGACTTTCTGAAGGTCCTCATGCAACGCAATATCCTGATCGGCCTGGCTGTCGGCCTGGGCGTGACGGTTGTGGCGCCCATCGCCCTGCCGATCGCGGTCCGGGTCGGGAAGCCTTTCGCCAAGGCCGCCGTCAAGTCGGTCATCACTCTCTACGAGAAGGGCCGCGAGACCATCGCCGAGATGGGCGAGGTCGCCGAGGATATCGTCGCCGAGGCCCGGGCCGAACTGGCCGAGGAGGTGGTGGCGGAGGAGGCTGCGATCATGGGCGCGACTGCGGCATCCGTCGAGGAAGCGGAAGAGGTCGAACCGGCGCCCAAGCCGCGCAAGCCGGCGCGGCGGCGGGCAGCCCAGGGGGCCTGA